In the genome of Sebastes fasciatus isolate fSebFas1 chromosome 23, fSebFas1.pri, whole genome shotgun sequence, the window caatgtaaaatacaatagaGATGTGATGgacaacagtggtggaagaagtgctcagacgttttacttaagtaaaagcagCAATACATTGTAAAAATACTCTAAAGTACTGCATTCAACACGTCACtcaagtacaaaagtattagcatcaaaatgtacctaaagtaccaaaagtaaaattacTCATTACACAGAATAATGTGTATTTTATAATTGGATTATAATAGTGAAGCTTTAATCGGAATCGGAGGAATCAAAACTccagagagagcagcagagaggaagtaAAAAGCATTCTTGGGATGCATATTTTATCATcttatcagaatcagatcatTTATAAGTACAATATTAACTTTTGAATTataatggagtagaagtataaagtagcataaataCTGAAGTACAAGTAACTAAAAATTGAggaaatgtacttagttacattccatcaTTGGTTAACAACAATCCCTACTAActtgaaattaatatttttccAAATGTTCGGGGACAAAGCCCAGATGGAGAGTGTGAGTGGAGGGTTTTTACCGatcagtttgttttctttgacgAAGCAGCGAAACTCTCCACCAGGAATCAGCTCGCTCCACTTCCTCAGGACCAGCTGAGGACAGAAGACAACACAGCTGATAACATCCACAAGGGGTGAGAGTTTACACagagagcaacatggaggaggtgaTCAAGTCCGACTAAGTTTAACAATTTTAATGACAAAAAGTATGTAACAGAATTttcttcagagaaaaaaaatgtggagtAAAATTAGTCTAAAACGACCACGATGTAATACACATTAGTGACCATTTTGAGACTAATTTCactcaaaaaaatatttctttctttcaaaaaAAACGAAATGCATGATGGGACTAGGGCTGCaagattatggccaaaatgataatcacaattattttttgatgaatattgagatcacgattattcatcaTGATTATTCACTGactttagggacaaaatatttttattgcaatttcgcATTTGAATAAacagcactgctttcacttccatgttgtgctacattcctgtaCAAAATAATCTCTGCATCAAAATATAGATTGATCCTTATTCATGTACATCTCCTAGAAGCAAAAATTGTACCATAACTTTTTATCCAAAATAGAATCTACAGATCACTTAACTTTCATGTTGTGCTACTACATTAATCAGCAAACTAATTATTTACTAATTGCATCAAGATAAGACTTTAAATAAGGTTCTTcgtcacctgaattcagtgcatttttcaTTTCGCAGAGTTTTGAGCGGAGCACGCGATTTGAATGTCAATATCGccgtcgatcatgttcatttaattgtgggaagccaaaattgtgatcaggattaatattcaattaattgtgcagccctagatgGGACACTGAATctcattttaaaacacaaaCTAATTACATTAATGTTTAGTTAAAAATACCTCATAGTTTATGACTGGATCCGGGGAGTCCTGGTCACTGCATACACGGAATCTGCACAAAGAAATGAATGACAGTTAACAGCTGTTAAACACATAAAAACTACAATATATGTTCTGTAGCATCGCGAGGTGTTTGGTGTTTataatttaaatttttcttTTAACTATAATCCGATCAGTCACACTGCAAACAGCTTGGCTGCTGTGTTGCTCTCAGGAACTTCGAGAGAGAAGTTTTTAAAAGAGTCCAACAAACAAGCATATATCACGCTGCTTTCTCtcctcacacgcacacacagcttCCCCGAGGCTTTGCGCTGCAGTAAATCACTCGCTGCACTAAATGTTTGCAATGCAGAGCGCAGAAGTGTGAGATATAAATCTACATCACAGCAATTTCTCCAGCTGACACTTGTGTTTTACTGCAGACTGAAATCAGCCCGCGTACACCAAACctgcttatttatttttttgtggtaTTGGTTGTCGTCTAAATGCAAActacgtgtgtgtgcgttggaTGTTTTGTTGCACGGCGAGGCTTACGGCTGCGTGAGGTCGTGGGTGATGAAGTCGGAACTTTTGAAGAGCAGAAATATGTCGCTGAGGCTGTCGCACTGCAGGGAGCTGTTCAGAGCAATCCAGTTAGCATCCTGAAAAGGAACACACAAGTTACGCCTCAATCCTTAAAGCTGGCAGTGGTGCAAGAAGCACTCCTTATATGTACAGGGCTTTTAGCCAACGAATAATTTAGTTatgctaaaataataataaaaataacataactCATGTTGACTCACTTTTCTAAATAATTCACGACTCTGCTTACTTAAAATGAAGCaggcaaacacatttttttcacttttcttaaaggaatacacataaaataaataaacatttgtaTCTTTTTGATGCACTTTACAAAGATTATTTTCCCACACACTTTAAATATTTATCGTTTATATGATGATTCATATagcagcaggataaagagacactTCCTTTAAAGCAGCTGAGTGCAGTATTATTTTACCCGTGGAGCGCTCCAGTTGAGTTTAGGAAAGACGCGCCCACCCAGGGCGTTTATGGCCTCCAGCACTTTAGAGTGGAACTCTGGGAACTCAGGAGcctggcacacacacaaagacacatcaTCACATGGCAGTCAGAATTATTGCATTGTTAAATTATATGTATATGGGGTGATACACATGTCTGCCAAATGCAGATAGCAGTAATGCATCATAAAAGTGAAGAATACTTTAAGTGAGTCAAGTCATGTAAATGCAGATTCCAGACactaaaaccttttttttatcaGGTGGGCAATGAATTCAACACACTTGTTGGGCACTGGGAATACAGAAACATTAAATGTACTTACAGTGACAGTGGTGGTTGTCTCATCATCTGACCACTAGAGGGAAGTAGAGAACAAGAAACCGGTATGGAGggtaaacattaacattaaatacagttctaattgctgctgctgttgatgcTATAAGGCTGTGGCACCACGCAAACAAGTCATGTAACAATGGCAGAACAATAATGAAGATAATATCATGACATTGCTAGCTGATAAAAACCTCTGAAAACAGACTACAAAACTTCAAAACATTTGTGTGTTGATGCATTTAGACAAGTGGACAGAGTCTCTGTTCCCGTACCTGAATGTCTTCCTCTTCGTCCGAGTCGCTGTTGTtagtgtgtgtctgctgtgtgtTGTGGTCACTGAAGGGgaaaagaaacaataaaaagatgAGTACTGGTTAACAGAACAGATCTGAGGATCATAATGCATACATTTTACATGGACAAAATGTGGTTTGAAAGGAATTACTGCACAACAACAGGGTCAACTTGTAACATCAACTTGTCAGCTGCAAACAACCACACAGCATCTTTACATCAATGCTTCTCAAACACTAAAGaaggagcagcaagaaggagcaGCATTTTGGTATGGTGTTTTTTATAATtgttgtgtttgagtgtgtgtcagTGGCCTCTTACCTCCCAGAGACTACCAGTGTGCCATCGTCCAGTAAATAATCTATTACATTCTGAGGCAGTGGCAGAATCAGACTGGAATAAAGAATAACAAGAATACAACAacatataaatacatgtaaataaataatagaatacatgtaaataaatataatacatgtaaataatataatacatgtaaataaataatataatacatgtaaataaatagaatacatgtaaataatataatacatttaaataaatacatgtaaataaatagaatacatGTAAgtaaatacatgtaaataatagaataaaatgcatgcaaataaatagaatacatataaataaatacatgtaaataaatagatttcatgaaaaataaatacatgtaaataaatacatgtaaataaatagaatacatGTAAGTAAATACATGcaaataatagaatagaaaacatgtaaataaatacatgtaaataatagaatagaaaacatgtaaataaatacatgtaaataaatagaatacatgtaaataaatacatgcaaataatagaatagaatacatgtaaataaatacatgtaaataaatagaatacatgtaaataaatacatgcaaataatagaatagaaaacatgtaaataaatacatgtaaataatagaatagaaaacatgtaaataaatacatgtaaataaatagaatacatGTAAGTAAATACATGcaaataatagaatagaaaacatgtaaataaatacatgtaaataatagaatagaaaacatgtaaataaatacatgtaaataaatagaatacatgtaaataaatacatgcaaataatagaatagaatacatgtaaataaatagaatacatGTAAATAATAGAATAGGatacatgtaaataaatacatgcaaataatagaataaaaaacatgtaaataaatacatgtaaataatagaatagattaaatgtaaataaataaatacatgtaaataatataataggatacatgtaaataaatagaatacatgtaaataaacacatgtaaataatagaataaataacatattaatacatgtaaataataaataatacaacatattaaaacatgtaaataataGAATAGACAACAGACAGAGGTGAGAGGAAGAGTGAAACTAATATTAAACACAGTTATTTAGTaataaacatgataaacatggtaaacataataaacataataaacataataaacatgataaacatggtaaacataataaacatgataaacatggtaaacataataaacatgataaacataataaacataataaacatgataaacatggtaaacataataaacataataaacatgataaacataataaacataataaacataataaacataataaacatgataaacataataaacataataaacataataaacatgataaacatgataaacataataaacataataaacatgataaacatgataaacatgaagataggagagagagatgagagatggCAGCAGCTGgttctctgcttctctctgctgctggacaaCTGGACAACGTTTCACAGCATCAACAGCGACATTAAGTCCTCGTATTCCTCTACAAACAGCAGCTGTTTACCTTTTAATGGTGTGTTTCTTAAATCTGGGAAACCAAACAGAGAACTGACAGTTGACGACGTGCTCCTTCTTCATGCTGCAATATCCGGTTAATGAGAAAAAGAGTCCCTCACTCAATATCTTCCGAAGCCGTTatacatttttggaaaatgtcGGTTCTCATTTAacgttttgacattttgaggcAATATTACTCTCTATTTACacttttatgaatttattttaatatattaaagTCAAACATTCAACGCTTTATTGctgtaattatataatatatttgtgTTTACAGAGGGGGGGAAGCCTTTTTGAGGTGCACAAGCGGGCTGTAACATCCGGTAATGGAAAAGAGTCCGTCAGTGAATATCTTCCGCAGTTGTGATATTTTTGGAAAATGTCGGTTTTCATTTAacgttttgacattttgaggcGATATTACTCTCTATTTACActgttatgaatttattttaatatattaaagTCCAACATTTAACGCTTTATtgctatatttatataataaattagTGTTTACAGAGGGGGGGATGCCTTTAAGAGGTACACAAGTGGGCGTGGTCACGTAAAGACCGCTGATTTGTAACATAGACATAGATCGTTTATTAAAGTGATGAATCACTACATTCTTAAAAAagaagaactgaacatatatgatgatgacctttagagctactatggaagagtgcagttttattatttatttatttatgcatttcttttttgttccttgaattattttctaccctcttttatttttgttattatatttcttttttataatttaagttatttttcctatccaattgtgccttgtatgttagacgtattgagtttagattacaatgccttaatgtttgtaaattcatttccttcaataaaaaataaataaaaatactttaaaaaaaactgtaacgTAAATCTCCATTCTCACAGTTCACGAACCTATGttttcaaatgtgacataattaATCTCGCTACGTAATAAATATGCATAATCAATAAGACAGGAGCCAGTATCTTTGgatatacaactttttttttgctgtcaaCTCaccatatttattaatttattgtaaATTATTAGAAACTCTTGCATTTTCttgcattaattaatttattactgtttatttattggttatttaatattttattctgtattagtctatcttcctattttttctgtaaagaaTAATGCTAATTTGTGGATATTGGATTTTGTATAGGAAGATTTTTATAAGAATAATGTATGCATGGTCGGATgctgtgtattgtatatatgtctatatatatatatatatgtatatgtggtaTGCAGTGTGCGCATGTAGTGCAATGTGcggtgtatgtatatgtatacaaatttccccactgcgggactaataaaggaatatctgatcttatcttaataGTTTTTCACCTCGTTTCACATCACTTAAAGGATAAAACTACAAGCGGTACCCGGAAGTGATGACCGAGTGAGTCCTCTCTGCTTTTCTAACCTATCTCTTCTTGTACTACCACGGTTGGGAGTTCACGTGAGTTCAGTTTAGTTAGTTTGTTCATTTTTAGATGCttttatatagtttaaaaaCACTCTAACTGTGAGCCCTGGTAGCATTACTAAGTGTAAAACAACTAGCTGGCGTTAAATGagcaaaaacatgaatataaagAGCCAAAAGTGGTTGAATATAAGGTTATTAACTTGGGGAGGTGACTGACTGCAGCAGCTAATTGAGCAACTCATGATCAGAGAGTCCAGTCAGACAGTAAATGTTGGTTATAACtctgctgttttgtgtttttcagctgGGTTTTTTTATGCCATTTTGCATTAAAGCTTCCTGACTCCTGATTCCTCCATTTTCAGCTGTGCAGAAATTGAAAAAATGAGCAACTCAGAGGAACCCAAAGTGACCAAAGTGACTCCTCACATAGTGAAGGAAGAGGCAAGTTAACCCTTAACATGCTGCACATGAACTCTGACTGAAAACTGTATTGTACACTTTGACAGttatataaactggggaaaaaaagtttggaaacttgtgtttggtggattatttctctgttgttacaatgctaatggtcattgtattttacattgttggaaagcctgtttatttactttcacgatgatgtccaacttgtaaggatcatgcatttgtgggatgagcagcacagctgattatgtgggtagcgcccacattgtattctcctgttggtattggtatgcataatcagctgtgctgctcacgtatatataacgttaatgttcagttttgttaTGACCTCTCTTTGTTTACCGGCTAAATATGATGCTTTAACTTAACCTATCAGTGAGTAAAaaggttaaagaggacctattatgctttatGCTTttctcctttagtgtgttatatagttttatttgtgcatttaaaaggtctgcaaagttacaaagtccacgccaaagggagttactctgcCCTACagaaactctgctcctgaactgcctgaaacacctcgcttgaaatcccgccttttcttccgtaacgtggtgatgtcaccaagtaacacatttgcagcggcaaagagtatagaagcaaagagacaaaactctggtgtgctgctgccattttggactgaaaacgcttattatatttagaaaTTACACCAAACTGGCCCTTAGATTTATCTTTTTTAACATTATCACATCAAATTATTGTATTTGATACCCTTTTCAGTATACCACATGCACATCCCTGTAAGATAGTTTCCACTGTTGGTAGTTGAGTAAGATTACTAGAGTAGATCacattgtaattttagtttctTTACCGAGCTGTAAAGTATTGAGATTACAGAGCAGCATGTTGGCGCTATCCAGATCATCTTAGCTCAGTGTGCTAACATCTCCGTGTTGCAGCTCATGGCGGCAGGAAAATGGGTGAAGCTGGAGAAGACGACGTACGTGGACCGCGCTGGAACCACCAGGTACCGTTTTGCCTTTGACTTGACACCCCTTCACAATCATTCAACGTTTCCTGCTTAAGGTTTCACCCCCTTTCCTGTTTTCACCCACCAGAACCTGGGAGAGCGTGAAAAGGACAACGAGGCAAACCAACACAGAAGCAGACGGTGAGTCAGTCGAGCTTTGCATTGACAGTCGGgtcagaaatgtgtgtgtgttgcaggctTTAATTAATACACTTTTTGCCGCAGGTGTTGGAATCATCGCCCTGCTGAAGCGGACGCTCCATAAAGACTGCGTGGTGATGGTGAAGCAGTTCCGTCCTCCGATGGGATGCTGCACTCTGGAGTTTCCTGCAGGTCAGGAGGTTCTCCatgattagaaaaaaaaattcttcaaTTTGATATCCAACTATTGATGCCATATCTGTGTTTCTTGTCTCAGGGTTGATTGACGAGGGGGAAAGTGCAGAGGCCGCTGCGCTGAGGGAGCTAAAAGAAGAAACCGGCTACAAAGGGGAAGTAGTAGGAGTCACTCCAGGTATCCTCACACACATAGACGTGATTGCATTAGCTGCCTCTCTTGGCTGTATCTtatctgctgtgtgtttgtgtggggggGAGGTTCAGGGGGTCAGCGGTGTGAAGTGAAAAGAAGTTCCatgctccttttttattttaggaaCATACAATGCAAGCACAGTAGtaatgttattgttttgttgtcGCAGTGACCTGTCTGGACCCCGGCCTTTCTAACTGCACCACCCAGATGGTCATGGTCAACATCAACGGAGACGAAGGGGAGAACATCAACCCAACGCAACAGCTCGGTGAGAAGACGGGATTCATTCACTCACCCCTTCTCACTTGTCTAATTAAACATTTACTCCTTTTATTCTTTTACCTCTTTTATACACGTAGCAAATCATTTATTTGTTCgctccaggttgaaaaatactgaagttagcCTATAAGAGAAGATCTCGCCATCATCAATTTTCTCATACTTAGAATGTTCTCTTGAGTACGAACGAAACTC includes:
- the cdc123 gene encoding translation initiation factor eIF2 assembly protein, translated to MKKEHVVNCQFSVWFPRFKKHTIKSLILPLPQNVIDYLLDDGTLVVSGSDHNTQQTHTNNSDSDEEEDIQWSDDETTTTVTAPEFPEFHSKVLEAINALGGRVFPKLNWSAPRDANWIALNSSLQCDSLSDIFLLFKSSDFITHDLTQPFRVCSDQDSPDPVINYELVLRKWSELIPGGEFRCFVKENKLIAISQRDYTQYYHHVLKQEEQICHAIQEFFNQHIQYNFLDEDFVLDVYRDSQGRVWLIDVNPFGEVTDSLLFSWEELTSGGEIAQQQEGPAFRCTTSEVTVQPSPCLSYRIPRDFVDLSTGEDAYKLIDFLKLKKSQQEDSEEEEEEEENTPQ
- the nudt5 gene encoding ADP-sugar pyrophosphatase isoform X1 is translated as MSNSEEPKVTKVTPHIVKEELMAAGKWVKLEKTTYVDRAGTTRTWESVKRTTRQTNTEADGVGIIALLKRTLHKDCVVMVKQFRPPMGCCTLEFPAGLIDEGESAEAAALRELKEETGYKGEVVGVTPVTCLDPGLSNCTTQMVMVNINGDEGENINPTQQLGEKTGFIHSPLLTCLIKHLLLLFFYLFYTRSKSFICSLQVEKY
- the nudt5 gene encoding ADP-sugar pyrophosphatase isoform X2, with amino-acid sequence MSNSEEPKVTKVTPHIVKEELMAAGKWVKLEKTTYVDRAGTTRTWESVKRTTRQTNTEADGVGIIALLKRTLHKDCVVMVKQFRPPMGCCTLEFPAGLIDEGESAEAAALRELKEETGYKGEVVGVTPVTCLDPGLSNCTTQMVMVNINGDEGENINPTQQLGDGEFVDVILLPLDEFQLKIDDLMKKEKIVVDAKVYIFAMGMVQAFFKPRELPVLKQ